In Acidobacteriota bacterium, the following proteins share a genomic window:
- a CDS encoding acyl-CoA dehydrogenase family protein translates to MSTPVRELRLQAPGELIAQGRQQLAAWEQAQPENFFTSDQHLRGILEFYWDAEKLRAHEPRLTKFGGEAATLVDAAVRRANETHNLPRLERFNAVGARIEEVIHCADHHLAGKYIYGSGAMAVYAEPGNNVLAQALFYLSSYNGEAGHNCPLACTAGVIKILQYAASAELKAKYLPRLLDENYETRYHGAQFLTEVQGGSDVGANACVATPSADGTWRINGEKWFCSNVTADLALITARPEGGPAGSVVGTKGLGLFLVPRRLDDGALNGMYIRRLKDKLGTKTLATAEVDFKDAVAYPIGEPGKGFQHAMDYVINTSRLYNAVGSAAAARRAYVVAWTYAQHRQAFGQPIAAFPLVQETLAEMRCDVMALTVGSFYLAHLRDKIELGEADETDKQFFRFMISLNKYYASVTATQVVRRAIEILGGNGAMENFSVLPRLLRDCVIFEAWEGAHNTLLAQAVRDVQRHRLHEAVSNRLAELFDQLPDDAWREAGKPRLAELREQMGQLNQFDEPSAGVILKPLAEAQIRLFYLACLMREASSSDLARAVVMRLQLADDPASQLRLNAVISARI, encoded by the coding sequence ATGAGCACACCAGTAAGAGAATTGCGCTTGCAAGCACCTGGCGAATTGATAGCGCAAGGCCGCCAACAGCTTGCCGCTTGGGAGCAGGCCCAGCCCGAAAACTTCTTCACCTCTGACCAACACCTGCGCGGCATATTGGAATTTTACTGGGACGCCGAGAAGCTGCGTGCACACGAGCCGCGCTTGACGAAATTCGGTGGTGAAGCCGCGACCCTCGTGGATGCCGCTGTCCGCCGCGCCAACGAAACGCACAACCTGCCGCGCCTCGAACGCTTCAACGCCGTGGGCGCGCGCATCGAAGAGGTCATCCACTGCGCCGATCACCATTTGGCGGGCAAATACATTTACGGCAGCGGTGCGATGGCTGTGTATGCCGAACCGGGTAACAACGTGCTGGCACAGGCGCTGTTTTACCTTTCCTCCTACAACGGCGAAGCCGGGCACAACTGTCCGTTGGCCTGCACGGCGGGTGTCATCAAGATTTTGCAATACGCCGCCAGCGCCGAATTAAAAGCCAAATACCTGCCGCGCTTGCTCGATGAGAATTACGAGACGCGTTATCACGGCGCGCAGTTTCTGACCGAAGTGCAGGGCGGTTCGGACGTGGGCGCGAATGCCTGCGTGGCGACGCCGAGCGCAGACGGCACGTGGCGCATCAATGGTGAGAAATGGTTTTGCTCGAACGTGACGGCGGATTTGGCGCTTATCACTGCGCGGCCTGAAGGCGGCCCCGCAGGCAGTGTTGTTGGCACGAAAGGCTTGGGCCTGTTCTTGGTGCCGCGCCGGTTGGATGACGGCGCGCTAAACGGGATGTACATTCGCCGTTTGAAAGACAAGCTGGGCACGAAGACGCTGGCGACCGCTGAAGTGGATTTCAAAGATGCCGTGGCCTATCCAATTGGTGAGCCGGGCAAAGGCTTTCAGCACGCGATGGATTACGTCATCAACACCTCGCGGCTTTATAACGCCGTAGGTTCAGCAGCGGCGGCGCGGCGGGCTTACGTCGTGGCGTGGACTTACGCCCAGCATCGCCAAGCCTTCGGTCAGCCGATTGCGGCCTTCCCGCTGGTGCAGGAGACGCTGGCCGAGATGCGCTGCGACGTGATGGCGCTGACGGTGGGCAGCTTTTACCTGGCGCACTTGCGCGACAAAATCGAATTGGGCGAAGCCGACGAGACCGACAAGCAGTTCTTCCGGTTCATGATCAGCTTGAATAAGTACTACGCCTCGGTCACGGCGACGCAGGTGGTGCGGCGGGCGATTGAGATTCTGGGCGGCAACGGGGCGATGGAAAACTTCTCAGTGCTGCCCCGGCTGTTACGCGATTGCGTGATTTTTGAGGCGTGGGAAGGGGCGCACAATACGTTGCTGGCGCAGGCGGTGCGGGATGTGCAGCGGCATCGCTTGCACGAGGCCGTAAGTAATCGGCTGGCAGAGTTGTTCGATCAATTGCCGGATGACGCTTGGCGTGAAGCTGGCAAGCCACGGCTGGCTGAATTACGTGAACAGATGGGGCAGTTGAATCAATTTGATGAGCCTTCTGCGGGTGTAATCCTCAAGCCTTTGGCTGAGGCACAAATTCGGCTGTTCTATTTGGCTTGTTTGATGCGGGAAGCGTCGTCGAGTGACCTGGCGCGTGCCGTTGTGATGCGATTGCAGCTTGCTGATGACCCGGCCAGTCAATTGAGGTTAAACGCAGTGATCAGTGCACGAATTTGA
- a CDS encoding LLM class F420-dependent oxidoreductase yields MRLGLNFGYWGSVPVDNVALAQEADRLGFHSLWTAEAYGSDAVSPLVWLAAQTKQINVGTAIMQMTARVPAMAAMTAATIDLLTGGRMLCGIGASGPQVVEGWHGVPYGKPVTRAREYIEIMRAIWKREAPLVHHGEHYDIPCQGGSGLGKPLKLIQHPLRPSIPIYLAAVGPKNVALAAELADGWLPIFFSPERVDGYREWLDDGFAKAGNGKSMTNGFDIAPTVHIVLGDDVNACRNQVKPTLALYIGGMGAKGKNFYYDIACRYGYEAAAEQIQGFYLTGKKMEALAAVPDALVDEVALCGPRARIAERLAAWKHCGITTMICGTSDLNAVRMMAELVL; encoded by the coding sequence ATGCGGCTCGGATTGAATTTTGGCTACTGGGGCTCTGTTCCCGTGGATAACGTTGCGTTGGCGCAGGAAGCCGACCGGCTCGGTTTTCATTCGCTCTGGACGGCGGAAGCGTATGGCTCAGACGCCGTGAGTCCGCTGGTCTGGCTGGCGGCGCAAACCAAACAGATCAATGTCGGCACGGCGATTATGCAAATGACGGCGCGCGTCCCGGCGATGGCGGCGATGACGGCGGCGACGATTGATTTGCTGACGGGCGGGCGCATGCTTTGCGGCATCGGCGCTTCGGGGCCGCAGGTTGTCGAAGGCTGGCACGGCGTCCCGTATGGCAAACCGGTGACGCGGGCGCGCGAGTACATCGAAATCATGCGCGCCATCTGGAAGCGGGAAGCGCCGCTCGTCCATCACGGCGAGCATTACGACATTCCGTGTCAGGGCGGCAGCGGCTTGGGCAAGCCGCTCAAGCTGATTCAGCATCCGCTGCGCCCGAGCATCCCGATTTATCTGGCGGCGGTGGGGCCGAAAAACGTCGCGCTGGCGGCGGAACTGGCCGACGGTTGGCTGCCGATATTCTTTTCACCGGAGCGCGTGGACGGTTACCGCGAATGGCTGGATGACGGTTTCGCCAAGGCGGGCAATGGCAAATCCATGACAAACGGCTTCGACATCGCGCCGACCGTTCACATAGTTCTTGGCGATGATGTGAACGCCTGTCGCAATCAGGTCAAACCGACGCTGGCGCTGTACATCGGCGGCATGGGCGCGAAGGGCAAGAACTTTTATTACGACATCGCCTGCCGCTATGGTTACGAAGCGGCGGCGGAGCAGATTCAAGGCTTTTACCTGACCGGCAAAAAGATGGAAGCGCTGGCCGCCGTGCCCGATGCGCTGGTAGACGAGGTCGCGCTGTGCGGGCCGCGCGCACGCATTGCCGAACGGTTGGCGGCGTGGAAGCATTGCGGCATCACAACCATGATCTGCGGCACTTCGGACCTCAATGCCGTGCGGATGATGGCGGAGTTGGTGTTGTAA
- a CDS encoding PAS domain-containing protein, producing the protein MTQERRQTILATLVVIIFFGAYELAKTLLFPAMDVNTSHVISTIVVGVLTFIVARFVIHKQYELLKERGHANQQLRDALAQAEHSSNLLRSIVASVAEGLVITDRDANVLLVNDAARTLLNLGTRSLARLTDLSRDPQVHRAFTHVLAKGERAEARLETREAETQNRRILRLYATPLHLRAGQSDGPDGVVGAFIDITQLERLEIVRQEFLANVSHELRTPLAAITAYTETLLDGGLDDAENSLRFLHTIQRNAERMRALVNDIAELTAIESGQVRLTLESVPLRLFVNEIFSHLKPRAAEQQVALQNETLDDLRVTADPRRLEQILINLIDNAIKFNRSEGSVTVTTSLSECGNHHLIHVRDTGSGIPAEHLPRVFERFYRVDKARSRAIGGTGLGLAIVKHLALAHGGEASVTSEVGQGCEFTIKLPVRAFSAVANQEAKNEPAEIVTAA; encoded by the coding sequence ATGACTCAGGAACGACGACAAACCATCCTTGCCACGCTCGTGGTTATCATCTTTTTTGGCGCGTATGAACTCGCCAAAACGTTGTTGTTCCCAGCGATGGACGTCAACACCTCGCACGTCATCTCGACCATTGTCGTTGGGGTCTTGACCTTCATCGTGGCGCGCTTCGTCATCCACAAACAATACGAACTGCTCAAAGAACGCGGTCACGCCAATCAGCAATTGCGCGACGCGCTGGCTCAGGCCGAACACAGCAGCAATCTGCTGCGCTCCATCGTCGCTTCCGTCGCCGAAGGGCTGGTCATCACCGACCGCGACGCCAACGTACTGCTGGTCAATGACGCCGCGCGGACGCTGCTCAACCTGGGCACGCGGTCGCTGGCGCGTCTGACTGATTTGAGCCGCGATCCGCAAGTGCACCGCGCCTTTACTCATGTGCTGGCGAAAGGCGAACGCGCCGAAGCGCGGCTGGAAACGCGCGAAGCCGAGACGCAAAATCGCCGCATCCTGCGGCTGTATGCCACGCCGCTGCATTTGCGCGCAGGCCAATCCGATGGCCCCGATGGCGTCGTGGGCGCCTTCATTGACATCACACAACTCGAACGGTTGGAAATTGTGCGCCAGGAATTCCTCGCCAACGTCTCACACGAATTGCGCACGCCGCTGGCCGCCATTACGGCCTACACCGAAACGCTGCTCGACGGCGGCCTGGACGATGCCGAGAACAGCCTGCGCTTCCTGCACACCATTCAACGCAACGCCGAACGCATGCGCGCGCTGGTCAACGACATCGCCGAACTCACGGCCATCGAATCCGGCCAGGTGCGCCTGACGCTCGAATCCGTCCCGCTGCGCCTCTTCGTCAACGAGATTTTCTCGCACTTGAAGCCGCGCGCCGCCGAACAACAGGTGGCCCTGCAAAATGAAACGCTCGATGATTTGCGCGTCACTGCCGATCCGCGCCGTTTGGAACAAATCCTGATCAACCTGATAGACAATGCGATCAAGTTCAATCGTTCGGAAGGTAGCGTCACCGTCACGACTTCCCTTTCCGAATGCGGCAATCACCATCTCATTCACGTCCGCGACACCGGCAGCGGCATTCCCGCCGAACATCTGCCGCGCGTGTTCGAGCGGTTCTATCGCGTAGACAAAGCCCGCTCCCGCGCCATCGGCGGCACGGGTCTCGGCTTGGCCATCGTCAAACACTTGGCCCTGGCACATGGTGGCGAAGCCTCTGTCACGAGCGAGGTCGGCCAAGGTTGCGAATTCACCATCAAACTGCCCGTGCGCGCCTTCAGCGCGGTGGCTAACCAAGAAGCCAAAAACGAGCCTGCCGAAATTGTGACGGCGGCTTGA
- a CDS encoding response regulator transcription factor, with translation MKPYILVIEDDPDIAESIRYNLEREAAYTARVAESAEDALKAALGNGHRGDATAETVPDLIILDLNLPGMNGFELCRRLRTEERTRKTPIIMLTARTEERDKVRGLELGADDYMTKPFSVRELVARVKAALRRSGYEAQQPAGYHDGLLQIDYGNFTALAQGEAVKLTRKEFALLAILSRNKGRVVPREQLLDQVWGLEYYGEARTLDVHISGLRKKLGLCGNSIETVIGIGYRFRGCTELTPNINEQAAQ, from the coding sequence ATGAAACCATACATCCTCGTTATCGAAGACGATCCGGATATTGCGGAAAGCATCCGGTACAACCTGGAGCGCGAAGCTGCGTATACAGCGCGTGTGGCGGAAAGCGCTGAAGACGCCTTGAAAGCCGCGCTGGGGAACGGGCACCGGGGCGATGCCACGGCTGAAACCGTGCCTGACCTCATCATCCTCGATCTGAACCTGCCCGGCATGAACGGGTTTGAGTTGTGCCGCCGTCTGCGCACCGAAGAGCGCACGCGCAAAACACCGATCATCATGCTGACCGCACGCACCGAAGAACGCGACAAGGTGCGCGGTCTGGAATTGGGCGCGGACGATTACATGACCAAACCCTTCAGCGTCCGTGAACTGGTCGCCCGCGTCAAAGCGGCGCTGCGCCGTTCAGGCTACGAAGCGCAACAACCAGCCGGCTACCACGACGGTTTGTTGCAGATTGATTACGGCAATTTCACGGCGCTGGCGCAGGGCGAGGCCGTCAAACTCACGCGCAAAGAATTCGCCTTACTCGCCATTCTCTCGCGCAACAAAGGCCGCGTCGTGCCGCGCGAACAACTGCTCGATCAGGTTTGGGGCCTGGAGTATTACGGCGAAGCGCGCACGCTGGACGTGCACATCAGCGGCTTACGGAAAAAACTCGGCCTCTGCGGCAATTCCATTGAGACGGTCATCGGCATCGGCTATCGTTTCCGTGGTTGCACTGAACTAACCCCAAACATCAATGAACAGGCTGCGCAGTGA
- the phoU gene encoding phosphate signaling complex protein PhoU, translating to MADFSTLERKTDDWQWELADVTLAGAAARLQPASKPTTAASLGFEAMKTLLETDLKHLREHVLLMGGEVERAIDQATRALIERDSELAEQVLRADDRIDRLELEADQLCITLLARAPADPNELRIVVTAIKITPILERIADHACNIARLAGQLNNEPQLKPYFDLPKMSWLACEMLRLSLDAFAAADAVAARQVIDRDDEIDRLYDRIFQDLLDHMTRDASSGGRAARLVLVAKHLERIGDYVKDICELVVYMKEALVIKHSQLLR from the coding sequence ATGGCAGATTTCTCTACCCTTGAGCGCAAAACGGATGATTGGCAATGGGAATTGGCGGATGTCACTCTCGCGGGCGCGGCGGCCAGGTTGCAACCGGCAAGCAAGCCGACAACTGCGGCCTCGTTGGGATTTGAAGCGATGAAAACTCTGTTGGAAACAGACCTCAAGCATTTACGTGAGCACGTGCTGCTGATGGGCGGCGAAGTCGAGCGCGCCATTGACCAAGCCACGCGCGCTTTAATCGAGCGTGACTCGGAATTGGCTGAGCAGGTTTTGCGCGCTGACGACCGGATTGACCGGCTCGAACTGGAAGCGGATCAATTGTGCATTACGCTATTGGCCCGCGCGCCCGCTGATCCCAACGAATTGCGCATCGTCGTCACCGCCATCAAGATTACGCCCATCCTGGAACGCATCGCCGATCACGCTTGCAACATCGCGCGGTTGGCCGGTCAATTGAATAACGAGCCGCAATTGAAACCTTATTTTGATTTGCCGAAGATGAGTTGGCTGGCGTGCGAGATGTTGCGGCTGTCGCTGGATGCTTTCGCCGCCGCCGATGCCGTCGCCGCACGCCAAGTGATTGATCGCGACGATGAAATTGACCGGCTCTATGACCGCATCTTTCAGGATTTGCTTGATCACATGACACGCGATGCGTCTTCCGGTGGCCGCGCCGCCCGGCTCGTACTCGTCGCCAAACACCTCGAACGCATCGGCGATTACGTCAAAGACATCTGCGAGTTGGTCGTGTATATGAAAGAAGCATTGGTGATCAAACACAGTCAATTATTGAGATAG
- a CDS encoding Dna2/Cas4 domain-containing protein, with the protein MTLGWLLLFLFALAVFCWLLARQLRQGSGLLGGEIIYEDASGKNPRVLVSRRYGLRGKPDYLLKDGAGWVIPVELKSGRMPRNGRPYRSHVLQLAVYFLLVEDVLQQEVAYGLVRYQNGALRVRNSKQLRKELLAVVKEMRAVLACDNARRSHQDPRRCEACSMAHGCDERLA; encoded by the coding sequence ATGACATTAGGCTGGCTGCTCCTCTTTTTGTTCGCACTGGCCGTTTTCTGCTGGCTACTGGCGCGGCAATTACGCCAGGGGAGTGGCCTGCTAGGTGGTGAGATTATTTATGAAGATGCGAGCGGCAAAAATCCCCGTGTGTTGGTTTCCCGCCGTTACGGTTTACGCGGGAAACCGGACTACCTGCTCAAAGATGGCGCTGGCTGGGTCATCCCGGTGGAATTGAAATCCGGGCGGATGCCACGCAATGGCCGCCCGTACCGGTCGCATGTGCTGCAACTCGCCGTTTACTTTCTTTTGGTGGAGGACGTGCTTCAGCAGGAGGTCGCGTATGGACTCGTGCGTTATCAAAATGGCGCGCTCCGGGTGCGGAACTCAAAGCAATTGCGGAAAGAGTTGCTGGCGGTAGTCAAAGAGATGAGGGCCGTGCTTGCTTGTGATAATGCGCGGCGGAGTCATCAGGACCCGCGCCGTTGCGAAGCATGTTCGATGGCGCACGGTTGTGATGAGCGGCTGGCCTGA
- a CDS encoding metallophosphoesterase: MRQKIQIYVAVLLFLLCYTSASRSQNAPPPLTFAVIGDSGDGSKEQYEIARQMAAAREKTPFDFVLMLGDNIYGNGRPKYFKPRFETPYKALLDANVKFYAALGNHDAASVEDHLKYPHFNMDGKRYYNFVKGTADNDSLVEFFVLDTTAETGLKTEQLAWLEAALKASKAKWKVAFMHHSLFSSGRMHPPYLTMRNQLHPLFDKYNVKLVLAGHVHAYERIKPQNGVQYITEGCSGKIMRNTLNKQSNFTAFGQDQQQSFLLASVTDSELKIEAYGLDGKQFDTVTLKR, translated from the coding sequence ATGCGCCAAAAGATTCAAATCTATGTTGCTGTCCTCTTATTTTTGCTCTGCTACACCAGCGCCAGCCGGTCGCAAAACGCCCCGCCGCCGCTGACCTTCGCCGTAATCGGGGACAGTGGGGATGGCAGCAAGGAACAATATGAGATCGCCCGGCAAATGGCTGCCGCCCGCGAAAAAACGCCTTTCGACTTTGTCTTGATGCTGGGCGATAACATTTATGGCAATGGCAGGCCAAAGTATTTCAAGCCGCGTTTTGAAACCCCCTACAAAGCTTTGCTGGATGCCAACGTCAAGTTTTACGCGGCGCTGGGCAACCACGATGCCGCCTCGGTCGAGGATCATCTTAAATACCCGCACTTCAACATGGATGGCAAACGCTATTACAACTTCGTCAAAGGCACGGCTGACAATGACAGCCTGGTCGAATTTTTCGTGCTTGATACTACTGCTGAAACCGGCCTCAAAACTGAACAATTGGCCTGGCTGGAGGCCGCGCTCAAAGCGTCTAAAGCAAAGTGGAAAGTGGCATTTATGCATCATTCGCTTTTTTCTTCGGGGCGTATGCATCCGCCCTATCTAACCATGCGCAACCAGTTGCACCCGCTGTTCGACAAATACAATGTCAAACTTGTGCTGGCCGGACACGTGCACGCTTACGAACGCATCAAGCCACAAAACGGCGTGCAGTACATCACCGAAGGTTGCAGCGGCAAAATCATGCGGAACACGCTCAACAAACAGAGCAACTTCACCGCCTTTGGGCAGGATCAGCAACAATCGTTTCTGCTGGCTTCCGTCACCGACAGTGAGCTGAAAATTGAAGCCTACGGGCTGGATGGCAAGCAGTTCGATACGGTTACGCTCAAGCGCTGA
- a CDS encoding phosphatidylserine synthase: protein MRVIVQPRDGIEPLLQGIREARQSVEIVIYRLDRLEIEQALIEAAWRGVRVHALTTYTNREDLKEIKKLEKRLTDAGVLITRTAEDLVRYHSKVMIIDRRRLFLLTFNFTFLDIHHSRSFGVVTEDPLLVHEAIGLFEADTLQINHVPEAEPFVVSPVNARKKLSAFIQGAERQLLIYDDKLSDAQMIRHLEERARAGVEIKVIGSLNKHAKGITVRKMPQIRLHVQAIIRDGRDLFFGSQSLRKVELDQRREVGLITAEPAAVEHFRIIFELDWGDIIL, encoded by the coding sequence ATGCGCGTTATCGTTCAACCCCGTGATGGCATTGAGCCGTTATTACAGGGAATTCGCGAGGCTCGACAATCAGTCGAGATTGTCATTTATCGCCTGGATCGGTTGGAGATCGAACAGGCCCTCATCGAAGCCGCCTGGCGCGGTGTGCGCGTGCACGCCCTGACCACTTACACCAACCGCGAAGACCTCAAAGAAATCAAGAAGCTGGAAAAACGCCTCACCGATGCGGGCGTGCTCATCACGCGCACCGCCGAAGATTTGGTGCGCTATCACAGCAAAGTGATGATCATTGACCGGCGCCGTCTTTTCCTGCTGACGTTTAATTTCACCTTTCTCGACATTCATCACAGCCGCAGCTTCGGCGTGGTTACCGAAGATCCGCTGCTGGTGCATGAAGCCATTGGCCTATTTGAAGCCGACACTTTGCAAATCAACCACGTGCCCGAAGCGGAACCGTTTGTGGTCAGCCCGGTCAATGCGCGCAAAAAATTGTCGGCCTTTATTCAGGGCGCCGAACGGCAATTGCTGATTTATGACGACAAGTTGAGTGACGCCCAAATGATTCGGCACCTGGAAGAACGCGCGCGCGCGGGCGTCGAGATCAAGGTCATCGGTTCACTCAACAAACACGCCAAGGGTATTACCGTGCGCAAAATGCCGCAGATACGCTTGCACGTTCAGGCCATCATCCGAGACGGGCGCGACCTCTTTTTTGGCAGCCAAAGCCTGCGCAAAGTTGAACTGGATCAGCGCCGCGAAGTCGGTTTGATTACGGCTGAACCCGCAGCAGTTGAGCATTTTCGCATTATTTTTGAATTGGATTGGGGTGACATTATCTTATGA
- a CDS encoding DUF3616 domain-containing protein — protein sequence MSNVTNSPSGSGATSNATEKAHATLQIATREGASMERELTRPDTRIGKGPDNELILGDAAVSTNHALIRFDGQKYTLIDVGSRNGTFLNETRLNEPRELKSGDVIKLGHCIITFRNNAAANQTVTLSATEILGAGSVPPPPPPAPPPPNAPPLPSEDTVARALVHSKIVAQTEVDKAQKNARGRRLYRALLEEKVVTELGLRDLMSRTFNLQLVDMRTAELDLGMAQKLKPQFLREKLMAPLAGQPGELLLAVADPTDQAALEAIKNQVNKPLSLRLATASEIAAQLDKQFVPRLIGVLPSGEKLEIPINQPEIALGKAAHNKVVLNDPTVSGMHAALLARDGGFSVVDLGSSNGTFVNGTRISNEAWTLQHGDKLQLGKVLLTFRNPAETVENKTARLSLEALEEIRRRAGLATVTGAGPAVAAAVAGVGALNAVGAPLSADEEKERKKRDKDKDKEKERKKKEDERLRAALVNSGGRILATVVGSMLTLALGYFALRPGHDSGGAGGGGNASSGGNAAVVRLVPGGSWTGFSTGLFGKKPETSGVITVPGGNGVLIADDGRKNELLWMPLDATGKQAGDLKPIPLGVSFVDAEAITYGNSYVYAVTSLSDPNQPMSNSIMRFSFDPQTQTMRGSQAEIISDLRGFLLKNVPEISAKGAAPGWEGGLNIEGLAYDPNHERLLLGLRSPFIGSQAVLIPLKLVNPLAPFSINNIQVDQPSVIPLSLDGQGVRDISYDAHSRTFLIISGAPDNEKKTEFGLWEWSGNTTDQPRHVIKLEEKFKPEGITGVSLNGQNFVLVVGDAGSYLKLDYK from the coding sequence ATGTCGAACGTGACCAATTCCCCGTCCGGCTCCGGCGCCACCTCCAACGCAACCGAGAAAGCTCATGCCACGTTGCAAATCGCGACGCGCGAGGGCGCGTCTATGGAACGCGAGCTGACGCGCCCCGACACCCGCATCGGCAAAGGCCCCGATAATGAACTGATCCTGGGCGATGCCGCCGTTTCCACCAATCACGCCTTGATTCGTTTTGACGGCCAGAAATATACGCTGATTGATGTGGGCAGCCGCAATGGCACGTTCCTCAATGAAACCCGCTTGAACGAACCGCGCGAGTTGAAATCCGGCGATGTGATCAAGTTGGGGCACTGCATCATCACGTTTCGCAACAACGCCGCCGCCAATCAAACCGTGACCCTCTCTGCCACCGAAATTTTAGGCGCAGGCTCTGTGCCGCCGCCGCCGCCGCCAGCGCCGCCGCCGCCCAACGCCCCGCCGTTACCCAGCGAAGACACCGTGGCGCGTGCGTTGGTCCATTCCAAAATCGTCGCCCAGACCGAAGTGGACAAAGCCCAAAAGAACGCGCGGGGCCGCCGCCTTTATCGCGCCTTGCTGGAAGAAAAAGTCGTCACCGAATTGGGGCTGCGCGATTTGATGAGCCGCACCTTCAATTTGCAACTGGTGGATATGCGCACGGCGGAACTCGATCTCGGCATGGCGCAAAAGCTGAAGCCGCAATTCTTGCGCGAAAAACTCATGGCCCCGCTGGCCGGGCAGCCGGGAGAGTTGCTCTTGGCTGTGGCCGACCCGACCGACCAGGCGGCGCTGGAAGCGATCAAAAACCAAGTCAACAAACCGCTCAGCTTGCGGCTGGCGACGGCGAGCGAGATTGCCGCGCAGCTTGATAAACAATTTGTGCCGCGTTTGATCGGCGTACTGCCTTCCGGGGAAAAGTTGGAAATTCCCATCAATCAGCCGGAAATCGCTCTCGGCAAAGCCGCACACAACAAAGTCGTGCTCAATGACCCGACCGTCAGCGGCATGCACGCGGCCTTGCTGGCGCGCGATGGGGGCTTCAGCGTGGTGGATTTGGGCAGCAGCAATGGCACCTTCGTCAACGGCACCCGTATCAGCAACGAAGCCTGGACGCTGCAACACGGCGACAAATTGCAATTGGGCAAAGTATTGCTGACCTTCCGCAACCCGGCGGAAACGGTCGAAAACAAAACCGCGCGGCTTTCCTTGGAGGCCTTGGAAGAAATTCGCCGCCGTGCAGGTTTGGCAACGGTGACAGGCGCTGGCCCAGCGGTCGCCGCAGCGGTAGCCGGCGTAGGCGCGTTGAATGCCGTGGGTGCGCCGCTTTCGGCGGACGAGGAAAAGGAGCGCAAAAAAAGAGACAAGGACAAGGACAAGGAGAAGGAGCGCAAGAAAAAAGAGGACGAACGCTTACGGGCAGCGCTGGTCAATTCCGGCGGGCGTATTCTGGCGACGGTCGTGGGTTCGATGCTGACGCTGGCTCTGGGTTACTTCGCGCTGCGCCCTGGCCATGACAGTGGTGGGGCAGGAGGTGGCGGCAACGCCAGTAGCGGCGGCAACGCAGCCGTTGTCAGATTGGTTCCCGGCGGTTCGTGGACAGGGTTCAGCACTGGCCTCTTCGGCAAGAAACCCGAAACTTCAGGAGTGATTACGGTACCAGGCGGCAATGGGGTGTTAATCGCCGACGACGGTCGCAAGAACGAATTATTGTGGATGCCCTTGGACGCCACGGGTAAACAGGCGGGCGATCTGAAACCCATCCCCTTGGGCGTCAGCTTCGTTGATGCGGAAGCCATCACCTACGGTAATTCGTATGTTTATGCGGTCACTTCGCTGTCCGATCCCAATCAACCCATGTCCAACTCCATTATGCGTTTCTCCTTCGATCCGCAAACGCAAACCATGCGCGGGTCGCAAGCCGAAATCATTAGCGATCTGCGCGGGTTCCTATTGAAGAATGTGCCTGAAATCAGCGCCAAAGGCGCCGCGCCTGGCTGGGAAGGCGGGTTGAATATCGAGGGTTTGGCTTACGATCCGAATCACGAAAGGCTCTTGCTCGGACTGCGTTCGCCGTTTATTGGCAGCCAGGCGGTGTTGATTCCTTTGAAACTCGTCAACCCGCTGGCGCCATTTTCGATCAATAATATCCAAGTAGATCAACCATCTGTGATTCCGCTTTCACTGGATGGACAGGGCGTGCGCGATATTTCCTATGACGCCCATTCGCGCACTTTCCTCATCATTTCGGGCGCGCCCGACAACGAAAAGAAAACCGAATTTGGTTTGTGGGAATGGAGCGGGAACACGACAGATCAACCGCGCCATGTCATCAAGCTCGAAGAGAAATTTAAGCCCGAAGGCATCACCGGGGTGTCGCTGAATGGGCAGAATTTCGTGCTGGTGGTCGGCGATGCGGGCAGCTATCTGAAACTGGATTACAAATAA